One part of the Tachyglossus aculeatus isolate mTacAcu1 chromosome 26, mTacAcu1.pri, whole genome shotgun sequence genome encodes these proteins:
- the MAN2A2 gene encoding alpha-mannosidase 2x isoform X1 encodes MKLKKQVTVCGAAIFCVAVFSLYLMLDRVQHDPTRHQHGGNFPRSQISVLQNRIEQLEQLLEENHEIISHIKDSVLELTANAEDPPAQPPAQPPAQPPFRALNGSWGLPPEPRPSFLSIAPQDCQFALGGRGQKTELQMLAVSEELPFDNVDGGVWKQGFDIPYSPHDWDSEILQVFVVPHSHNDPGWIKTFDKYYAEQTQHILNSMVLKLQEDPRRRFLWAEVSFFAKWWDNIGAQKRAAVRRLVGNGQLEMATGGWVMPDEANSHYFALIDQLIEGHQWLERNLGVTPRSGWAVDPFGHSSTMPYLLRRSNLTSMLIQRVHYAVKKHFAATRSLEFMWRQTWDPDSGTDIFCHMMPFYSYDVPHTCGPDPKICCQFDFKRLPGGRINCPWKVPPRAITEANVAERAALLLDQYRKKSRLFRSNVLLVPLGDDFRYDKPQEWDAQFFNYQRLFDFLNGQPGLRVQAQFGTLSDYFDALYKRTGVEPGARPPGFPVLSGDFFSYADREDHYWTGYYTSRPFYKSLDRVLEAHLRGAEILFSLASAHARRSGPTASRYPLSDYASLTDARRTLGLFQHHDAITGTAKEAVVADYGVRLLRALVSLKRVIVNAAHYLVLADKDTYHFDPDVPFLSSDDTRSNHDALPERTVIRLDSAPRRFVVLFNPLDQERLCLVSLLVTSPYVRVLSEEGRPLSVQLSAHWASATSMAPGIYQVSVPARLPALGLSVLQLLPGRDGQRTLPSSVHIYLHGRRLPVSDHEAFSVRVSEAADGDFALSNRYMQAWFSGRTGLLKSIRRLDEEQEQRVGMELVVYGTRTSKDKSGAYLFLPDGEAKPYAPKEPPVLRVTEGPFFSEVAAYYQHVQQVVRLYNQPGAEGLSLDVSSLVDIRDHVNKELALRIQTDIESDGAFFTDLNGFQVQPRRHLKKLPLQANFYPMPVMAYIQDRHNRLTLHTAQALGVSSLASGQLEVILDRRLMQDDNRGLGQGLKDNKPTCNRFRLLLERRTASPKVSDSPPTGFPSLLSHLSSMHLNAPVLSLPVAADRPAGPTLRSFRPFSSALPCDVHLLNLRTLQAEDDTSPSTDAALILHRKGFDCGLEAKNLGFNCTTSQGKVALGSLFRGLDVTSLQPTSLTLLYPLGSPSNGTDVQLDPMEIATFRLRLG; translated from the exons CCGCGCGCTTAATGGCTCCTGGGGGCTGCCGCCCGAGCCCCGGCCCAGCTTCCTGTCCATCGCCCCCCAGGACTGCCAGTTTGCGCTGGGGGGCCGGGGCCAGAAGACGGAGCTGCAG ATGCTGGCCGTGTCGGAGGAGCTGCCCTTTGACAACGTGGACGGGGGCGTGTGGAAGCAGGGCTTCGACATTCCTTACAGCCCCCACGACTGGGACTCCGAGATCCTGCAGGTGTTTGTGGTGCCCCACTCGCACAATGACCCAG gcTGGATCAAGACCTTCGACAAGTACTATGCGGAGCAGACCCAGCACATCCTGAACAGCATGGTGCTCAAGCTTCAGGAGGACCCCCGCCGACGCTTCCTCTGGGCCGAGGTGTCCTTCTTTGCCAAGTGGTGGGACAACATCGGCGCGCAGAAGCGGGCGGCCGTGCGCAG ACTGGTGGGAAACGGTCAGCTGGAGATGGCCACCGGAGGCTGGGTCATGCCAGACGAAGCCAACTCCCACTACTTTGCGCTCATCGACCAACTCATCGAGGGACACCAGTGGCTGGAGAGGAATCTGG GAGTGACCCCTCGGTCCGGCTGGGCCGTGGACCCCTTCGGACACAGCTCGACGATGCCCTACCTGCTGCGCCGCTCCAACCTGACCAGCATGCTCATCCAGAGGGTCCACTACGCGGTCAAGAAGCACTTCGCCGCCACCCGCAGCCTGGAGTTCATGTGGCGGCAGACGTGGG ACCCAGACTCCGGCACGGACATCTTCTGCCACATGATGCCTTTCTACAGCTACGACGTGCCCCACACCTGCGGCCCCGATCCGAAGATCTGCTGCCAGTTTGACTTCAAGAGGCTGCCTGGTGGGCGGATCAACTGTCCGTGGAAGGTGCCACCCCGGGCCATCACAGAGGCCAATGTGGCAGAGAG GGCGGCCCTGCTCCTGGATCAGTACCGCAAGAAGTCCCGGCTGTTCCGCAGTAACGTGCTGTTGGTGCCGCTGGGGGACGACTTCCGCTACGACAAGCCCCAGGAGTGGGACGCCCAGTTCTTCAACTACCAGCGCCTCTTCGACTTCCTGAACGGACAGCCCGGCCTCCGGGTCCAG GCCCAGTTTGGCACGCTCTCCGACTACTTCGACGCTCTGTACAAGAGGACTGGGGTGGAGCCTGGCGCCCGGCCGCCCGGCTTCCCGGTGCTAAGCGGGGATTTCTTCTCCTACGCCGACCGGGAGGACCACTACTGGACCGGCTACTACACCTCGCGGCCCTTCTACAAGAGCCTGGACCGCGTGCTGGAGGCTCACCTGCG GGGAGCGGAGATCCTGTTCAGCCTGGCCAGCGCCCACGCCCGACGCTCGGGCCCCACCGCCAGCCGCTACCCCCTGTCCGACTACGCCTCGCTGACCGACGCCCGGCGCACCCTGGGGCTCTTCCAGCATCACGACGCCATCACGGGCACCGCTAAGGAGGCTGTGGTGGCCGACTACGGCGTCAG gcTCCTGCGTGCCCTGGTCAGTCTCAAACGGGTCATCGTCAATGCCGCCCATTACCTGGTGCTGGCGGACAAGGACACGTACCACTTCGACCCGGACGTGCCCTTCCTCAGCTCG GACGACACCCGCTCGAACCACGACGCTCTGCCCGAGAGGACCGTGATCCGCCTTGACTCTGCCCCCCG CAGGTTTGTGGTGCTGTTCAACCCACTGGACCAGGAGCGTCTGTGCCTGGTGTCTCTGCTGGTGACTTCCCCCTACGTGCGGGTTCTGTCCGAAGAGGGCCGGCCCTTGTCGGTCCAGCTCAGCGCCCACTGGGCCTCGGCCACCAGCATGGCGCCCGGCATCTATCAG GTATCCGTGccagcccgcctgcccgccctggGCCTCAGCGTCCTGCAGCTGCTCCCGGGCAGAGACGGGCAGCGCACGCTGCCCTCGTCGGTGCATATCTACCTGCATGGCCGCCGGCTGCCCGTCAGCGACCACGAGGCCTTCTCGGTGAGGGTCAGCGAGGCTGCGGACGGAGATTTCGCCCTGAGCAACCGCTACATGCAGGCCTGGTTCTCCGGACGTACCGGGCTCTTGAAG agcatCAGACGACTGgacgaggagcaggagcagcgggTGGGCATGGAGTTGGTTGTGTATGGCACCCGCACCTCTAAGGACAAGAGCGGAGCCTACCTCTTCCTCCCTGACGGCGAGGCCAAG CCCTACGCCCCCAAGGAGCCCCCCGTGCTGCGGGTGACCGAGGGCCCCTTCTTCTCCGAGGTGGCCGCCTACTACCAGCACGTGCAGCAGGTGGTCCGGCTGTACAACCAACCAG gggcagagggactgtccctagatgtctCCTCCCTGGTGGACATCCGCGACCACGTCAACAAGGAGCTGGCCCTGCGCATCCAGACGGACATCGAGAGCGACGGAGCCTTCTTCACCGACCTCAATGGCTTCCAG GTGCAGCCCCGCCGACACCTGAAGAAGCTGCCCCTCCAGGCCAACTTCTACCCCATGCCCGTCATGGCCTACATCCAGGACCGTCACAACCGCCTCACCCTGCACACCGCCCAGGCCCTCGGGGTGTCCAGCCTGGCCAGTG GCCAGCTGGAGGTAATCCTGGACCGGCGACTGATGCAGGATGATAACCGGGGTctgggccagggcctgaaggacAACAAGCCCACCTGCAACCGCTTCCGCCTGCTGCTGGAGCGCCGCACGGCCTCCCCCAAG GTGTCAGACAGCCCCCCCACCGGCTTCCCGTCTCTGCTGAGCCACCTGAGCTCCATGCACCTGAACGCTCCGGTGCTGTCCCTGCCCGTGGCCGCggaccggccggccggccccaCCCTGCGCTCCTTccggcccttctcctctgccctaccctgcgATGTGCACCTGCTCAACCTGAGAACCCTCCAGGCCGAG GACGACACCTCGCCCTCCACTGACGCCGCCCTCATCCTCCACCGCAAGGGCTTCGACTGCGGCCTGGAGGCCAAGAACCTGGGCTTCAACTGCACCACGAGCCAGGGCAAG GTGGCCCTGGGGAGCCTGTTCCGAGGCTTGGACGTGACCTCCCTGCAGCCCACCTCGCTGACGCTGCTGTATCCGCTGGGCTCGCCCTCCAACGGCACCGACGTCCAGCTGGACCCCATGGAGATCGCCACCTTCCGCCTCCGCCTGGGCTAG
- the MAN2A2 gene encoding alpha-mannosidase 2x isoform X2, which produces MKLKKQVTVCGAAIFCVAVFSLYLMLDRVQHDPTRHQHGGNFPRSQISVLQNRIEQLEQLLEENHEIISHIKDSVLELTANAEDPPAQPPAQPPAQPPFRALNGSWGLPPEPRPSFLSIAPQDCQFALGGRGQKTELQMLAVSEELPFDNVDGGVWKQGFDIPYSPHDWDSEILQVFVVPHSHNDPGWIKTFDKYYAEQTQHILNSMVLKLQEDPRRRFLWAEVSFFAKWWDNIGAQKRAAVRRLVGNGQLEMATGGWVMPDEANSHYFALIDQLIEGHQWLERNLGVTPRSGWAVDPFGHSSTMPYLLRRSNLTSMLIQRVHYAVKKHFAATRSLEFMWRQTWDPDSGTDIFCHMMPFYSYDVPHTCGPDPKICCQFDFKRLPGGRINCPWKVPPRAITEANVAERAALLLDQYRKKSRLFRSNVLLVPLGDDFRYDKPQEWDAQFFNYQRLFDFLNGQPGLRVQAQFGTLSDYFDALYKRTGVEPGARPPGFPVLSGDFFSYADREDHYWTGYYTSRPFYKSLDRVLEAHLRGAEILFSLASAHARRSGPTASRYPLSDYASLTDARRTLGLFQHHDAITGTAKEAVVADYGVRLLRALVSLKRVIVNAAHYLVLADKDTYHFDPDVPFLSSDDTRSNHDALPERTVIRLDSAPRFVVLFNPLDQERLCLVSLLVTSPYVRVLSEEGRPLSVQLSAHWASATSMAPGIYQVSVPARLPALGLSVLQLLPGRDGQRTLPSSVHIYLHGRRLPVSDHEAFSVRVSEAADGDFALSNRYMQAWFSGRTGLLKSIRRLDEEQEQRVGMELVVYGTRTSKDKSGAYLFLPDGEAKPYAPKEPPVLRVTEGPFFSEVAAYYQHVQQVVRLYNQPGAEGLSLDVSSLVDIRDHVNKELALRIQTDIESDGAFFTDLNGFQVQPRRHLKKLPLQANFYPMPVMAYIQDRHNRLTLHTAQALGVSSLASGQLEVILDRRLMQDDNRGLGQGLKDNKPTCNRFRLLLERRTASPKVSDSPPTGFPSLLSHLSSMHLNAPVLSLPVAADRPAGPTLRSFRPFSSALPCDVHLLNLRTLQAEDDTSPSTDAALILHRKGFDCGLEAKNLGFNCTTSQGKVALGSLFRGLDVTSLQPTSLTLLYPLGSPSNGTDVQLDPMEIATFRLRLG; this is translated from the exons CCGCGCGCTTAATGGCTCCTGGGGGCTGCCGCCCGAGCCCCGGCCCAGCTTCCTGTCCATCGCCCCCCAGGACTGCCAGTTTGCGCTGGGGGGCCGGGGCCAGAAGACGGAGCTGCAG ATGCTGGCCGTGTCGGAGGAGCTGCCCTTTGACAACGTGGACGGGGGCGTGTGGAAGCAGGGCTTCGACATTCCTTACAGCCCCCACGACTGGGACTCCGAGATCCTGCAGGTGTTTGTGGTGCCCCACTCGCACAATGACCCAG gcTGGATCAAGACCTTCGACAAGTACTATGCGGAGCAGACCCAGCACATCCTGAACAGCATGGTGCTCAAGCTTCAGGAGGACCCCCGCCGACGCTTCCTCTGGGCCGAGGTGTCCTTCTTTGCCAAGTGGTGGGACAACATCGGCGCGCAGAAGCGGGCGGCCGTGCGCAG ACTGGTGGGAAACGGTCAGCTGGAGATGGCCACCGGAGGCTGGGTCATGCCAGACGAAGCCAACTCCCACTACTTTGCGCTCATCGACCAACTCATCGAGGGACACCAGTGGCTGGAGAGGAATCTGG GAGTGACCCCTCGGTCCGGCTGGGCCGTGGACCCCTTCGGACACAGCTCGACGATGCCCTACCTGCTGCGCCGCTCCAACCTGACCAGCATGCTCATCCAGAGGGTCCACTACGCGGTCAAGAAGCACTTCGCCGCCACCCGCAGCCTGGAGTTCATGTGGCGGCAGACGTGGG ACCCAGACTCCGGCACGGACATCTTCTGCCACATGATGCCTTTCTACAGCTACGACGTGCCCCACACCTGCGGCCCCGATCCGAAGATCTGCTGCCAGTTTGACTTCAAGAGGCTGCCTGGTGGGCGGATCAACTGTCCGTGGAAGGTGCCACCCCGGGCCATCACAGAGGCCAATGTGGCAGAGAG GGCGGCCCTGCTCCTGGATCAGTACCGCAAGAAGTCCCGGCTGTTCCGCAGTAACGTGCTGTTGGTGCCGCTGGGGGACGACTTCCGCTACGACAAGCCCCAGGAGTGGGACGCCCAGTTCTTCAACTACCAGCGCCTCTTCGACTTCCTGAACGGACAGCCCGGCCTCCGGGTCCAG GCCCAGTTTGGCACGCTCTCCGACTACTTCGACGCTCTGTACAAGAGGACTGGGGTGGAGCCTGGCGCCCGGCCGCCCGGCTTCCCGGTGCTAAGCGGGGATTTCTTCTCCTACGCCGACCGGGAGGACCACTACTGGACCGGCTACTACACCTCGCGGCCCTTCTACAAGAGCCTGGACCGCGTGCTGGAGGCTCACCTGCG GGGAGCGGAGATCCTGTTCAGCCTGGCCAGCGCCCACGCCCGACGCTCGGGCCCCACCGCCAGCCGCTACCCCCTGTCCGACTACGCCTCGCTGACCGACGCCCGGCGCACCCTGGGGCTCTTCCAGCATCACGACGCCATCACGGGCACCGCTAAGGAGGCTGTGGTGGCCGACTACGGCGTCAG gcTCCTGCGTGCCCTGGTCAGTCTCAAACGGGTCATCGTCAATGCCGCCCATTACCTGGTGCTGGCGGACAAGGACACGTACCACTTCGACCCGGACGTGCCCTTCCTCAGCTCG GACGACACCCGCTCGAACCACGACGCTCTGCCCGAGAGGACCGTGATCCGCCTTGACTCTGCCCCCCG GTTTGTGGTGCTGTTCAACCCACTGGACCAGGAGCGTCTGTGCCTGGTGTCTCTGCTGGTGACTTCCCCCTACGTGCGGGTTCTGTCCGAAGAGGGCCGGCCCTTGTCGGTCCAGCTCAGCGCCCACTGGGCCTCGGCCACCAGCATGGCGCCCGGCATCTATCAG GTATCCGTGccagcccgcctgcccgccctggGCCTCAGCGTCCTGCAGCTGCTCCCGGGCAGAGACGGGCAGCGCACGCTGCCCTCGTCGGTGCATATCTACCTGCATGGCCGCCGGCTGCCCGTCAGCGACCACGAGGCCTTCTCGGTGAGGGTCAGCGAGGCTGCGGACGGAGATTTCGCCCTGAGCAACCGCTACATGCAGGCCTGGTTCTCCGGACGTACCGGGCTCTTGAAG agcatCAGACGACTGgacgaggagcaggagcagcgggTGGGCATGGAGTTGGTTGTGTATGGCACCCGCACCTCTAAGGACAAGAGCGGAGCCTACCTCTTCCTCCCTGACGGCGAGGCCAAG CCCTACGCCCCCAAGGAGCCCCCCGTGCTGCGGGTGACCGAGGGCCCCTTCTTCTCCGAGGTGGCCGCCTACTACCAGCACGTGCAGCAGGTGGTCCGGCTGTACAACCAACCAG gggcagagggactgtccctagatgtctCCTCCCTGGTGGACATCCGCGACCACGTCAACAAGGAGCTGGCCCTGCGCATCCAGACGGACATCGAGAGCGACGGAGCCTTCTTCACCGACCTCAATGGCTTCCAG GTGCAGCCCCGCCGACACCTGAAGAAGCTGCCCCTCCAGGCCAACTTCTACCCCATGCCCGTCATGGCCTACATCCAGGACCGTCACAACCGCCTCACCCTGCACACCGCCCAGGCCCTCGGGGTGTCCAGCCTGGCCAGTG GCCAGCTGGAGGTAATCCTGGACCGGCGACTGATGCAGGATGATAACCGGGGTctgggccagggcctgaaggacAACAAGCCCACCTGCAACCGCTTCCGCCTGCTGCTGGAGCGCCGCACGGCCTCCCCCAAG GTGTCAGACAGCCCCCCCACCGGCTTCCCGTCTCTGCTGAGCCACCTGAGCTCCATGCACCTGAACGCTCCGGTGCTGTCCCTGCCCGTGGCCGCggaccggccggccggccccaCCCTGCGCTCCTTccggcccttctcctctgccctaccctgcgATGTGCACCTGCTCAACCTGAGAACCCTCCAGGCCGAG GACGACACCTCGCCCTCCACTGACGCCGCCCTCATCCTCCACCGCAAGGGCTTCGACTGCGGCCTGGAGGCCAAGAACCTGGGCTTCAACTGCACCACGAGCCAGGGCAAG GTGGCCCTGGGGAGCCTGTTCCGAGGCTTGGACGTGACCTCCCTGCAGCCCACCTCGCTGACGCTGCTGTATCCGCTGGGCTCGCCCTCCAACGGCACCGACGTCCAGCTGGACCCCATGGAGATCGCCACCTTCCGCCTCCGCCTGGGCTAG